A single Osmerus mordax isolate fOsmMor3 chromosome 7, fOsmMor3.pri, whole genome shotgun sequence DNA region contains:
- the LOC136946072 gene encoding twist-related protein-like, with product MGEETTSIDFPEEGGATSSEEEEPERPSNTCPVVVATGAAISTVATASVVIAPVPATGARKRVTGTRKADIAAATRDKAKTPKSKGASLQTQVPSGPKRPKKSPPSLGPAPALPMALSPGGTTLEDPQAQRVIANVRERQRTQSLNDAFASLRKIIPTLPSDKLSKIQILKLASRYIDFLYQVLESDQMDAKLASCNYLAHERLSYAFSVWRMEGAWSTMSASH from the coding sequence ATGGGAGAGGAGACAACCAGCATCGACTTCCCCGAGGAGGGCGGGGCCACGtccagtgaggaggaggagccggaaAGACCGTCCAACACGTGCCCCGTTGTCGTGGCAACGGGCGCCGCCATCTCCACCGTCGCCACAGCCTCCGTCGTCATCGCCCCCGTTCCCGCCACCGGCGCACGCAAACGAGTCACCGGCACCAGAAAGGCGGACATTGCCGCGGCAACGCGCGACAAGGCAAAGACCCCCAAGTCCAAGGGGGCCTCTCTCCAGACCCAGGTCCCCTCTGGACCGAAGAGGCCCAAGAAGAGTCCCCCGTCCTTGGGTCCGGCCCCGGCCCTGCCCATGGCGCTGTCGCCCGGAGGAACCACCCTGGAGGACCCGCAAGCCCAGCGCGTCATCGCTAACGTGCGCGAACGTCAGAGGACCCAGTCCCTGAACGACGCCTTCGCCTCGCTGCGCAAGATCATCCCCACGCTGCCCTCGGACAAGCTGAGCAAGATCCAGATCCTGAAGCTGGCCTCCAGGTACATCGACTTCTTGTACCAGGTGCTGGAGAGCGACCAGATGGACGCCAAGCTGGCCAGCTGCAACTACCTGGCCCACGAGAGACTGAGCTATGCCTTCTCTgtctggaggatggagggggccTGGTCCACGATGTCCGCTAGCCACTAG
- the LOC136946375 gene encoding histone deacetylase 4-like has product MFTMVTGLRKCFTTTPACCTSPSIAMTTATSSPGAGGPAEVGSGAGEGFNVNVAWTGGLEPPMGDAEYLAAFRTVVMPIAQEFSPDMVLVSSGFDAAEGHPAPLGGYLVTPRCFGFLTRQLMGLAGGRVVLALEGGHDLTAICDASEACVSALLGVEEPLSEEVLLQKPSPNGVRSLQRVLQIHGQYWPCVQAYSSSVSLSFLGAQRTECEETDAVNALASLSVGVLKSLSDEPMEHEEDTM; this is encoded by the exons ATGTTCACCATGGTAACGGGACTCAGGAAGTGTTTTACAACGACCCCAGCGTGCTGTacatctccctccatcgctATGACGACGGCAACTTCTTCCCCGGGAGCGGGGGGGCCGGCCGAG gtgggctCCGGCGCAGGAGAGGGCTTCAACGTGAATGTGGCCTGGACCGGAGGACTGGAGCCCCCCATGGGAGACGCAGAATACCTGGCTGCCTTCag gaCGGTGGTGATGCCCATAGCGCAGGAGTTCTCCCCTGACATGGTGCTGGTGTCGTCTGGGTTTGACGCTGCTGAAGGGCACCCTGCACCCCTGGGAGGGTATCTGGTCACACCCCGAT gtttTGGGTTCCTGACCCGTCAGCTGATGGGGCTGGCTGGGGGTCGGGTGGTGCTGGCCCTGGAGGGGGGTCACGACCTCACCGCCATCTGTGATGCCTCCGAGGCCTGCGTCAGCGCCctgctgggggtggag gaGCCTCTGTCAGAGGAAGTGTTACTCCAGAAGCCCAGTCCTAATGGAGTCCGCTCACTCCAGAGAGTCCTACAGATCCACG gtcagtaCTGGCCGTGTGTGCAGGCCTACAGCAGCAGCGTGTCTCTGTCCTTCCTGGGGGCTCAGAGGACTGAGTGTGAGGAGACTGATGCTGTCAACGCCctggcctctctgtctgtgggggTCCTCAagag CCTGTCTGACGAGCCAATGGAGCACGAGGAGGACACCATGTAG
- the LOC136945525 gene encoding scavenger receptor cysteine-rich type 1 protein M130-like has translation MLVVMFWSTGLQDELTDEPPGFDVRLEGEDGLCVGNVEIEHQGEWKRVDGRSVWDLRAAAVVCRQLDCGSAVSTGIIYNRGGKKLTWRFNSRCDGSESALWKCGTLVTERQDFQTLEVICSESVRLVEGAGLCSGRVEVRSDQSWVSVCEADFDRLDAEVVCRQLGCGAPSALQGALYGEGKGPLWDKEFQCGGTESRLLDCDTSDSARNTCSPGNAVGLTCSGPDDVRLEGGDGRCASVVKIKHRGRWKGVDTWSHWDLRTAAVVCRQLDCGSAVSTGRIGDIKEHNVWPFESRCVGSESALRECVTVDAKYVHSAPSIVEVTCSESVRLVEGAGLCSGRVEVRSDQSWVSVCEADFDRLDAEVVCRQLGCGAPSALQGALYGEGKGPLWDKEFQCGGTESRLLDCDTSDSARNTCSPGSAVGLTCSGPDDVRLEGGDGRCVGRVEMKHQGQWRRVDRDDWNRTLDQNLNAAAVVCRQLDCGSVVSTRSISSDKQRAKWEFISHCVGSESALRECGALNRRYYSVSTEEVICSDILFQPRISLSSSMLGVSQDQQQGLQVFRDHSFTITCSIQPQYPGGSFHLTFTGSNTTLRHTLTAVNHSANFLFPAADHAHQGNYSCVYEVYVFSHNFTSESELLSLTVAANPLPAFIIRVVVVLLTLLMSNTALYLYFKTPRKPVERGSMQLVSLHSSAEAGPGEERAAQRMEQEESAV, from the exons ATGCTGGTGGTCATGTTCTGGAGCACAG GTCTCCAGGATGAACTCACTGATGAACCTCCAG gtttTGATGTGAGGTTGGAGGGAGAAGATGGTCTCTGTGTTGGTAATGTAGAGATTGAACAccagggagagtggaagagagtggaCGGGCGGTCTGTCTGGGACCTGAGAGCTGCAGCTGTAGTGTGCAGACAGCTGGACTGTGGCTCTGCTGTTTCAACAGGAATAATATATAATAGAGGTGGTAAAAAACTTACATGGAGGTTTAACTCTCGCTGTGATGGGTCTGAGTCTGCACTGTGGAAGTGTGGAACATTGGTGACAGAGCGTCAAGACTTCCAAACCCTGGAGGTGATCTGCtcag AGTCTGTGAGGCTTGTGGAGGGAGCTGGTCTGTGCTCTGGCAGAGTGGAGGTGAGGTCTGATCAGTCGTGGGTCTCAGTGTGTGAAGCTGACTTTGACAGGCTGGATGCAGAGGTGGTCTGTCGGCAGCTTGGCTGTGGGGCTCCTTCAGCCCTCCAGGGGGCGCTCTATGGAGAAGGGAAAGGTCCACTCTGGGATAAAGAGTTCCAGTGTGGAGGCACGGAGTCCCGTCTCCTGGACTGTGACACCTCAGACTCAGCTAGAAACACCTGCTCACCTGGCAATGCTGTTGGACTCACCTGCTCAG GGCCAGATGATGTGAggttggagggaggagatggtcgCTGTGCTAGTGTAGTGAAGATTAAACACAGGGGAAGGTGGAAGGGAGTGGACACCTGGTCTCACTGGGACCTGAGAACTGCAGCTGTAGTATGCAGACAGCTGGACTGTGGCTCTGCTGTTTCAACTGGAAGAATTGGTGATATTAAAGAACATAATGTATGGCCGTTTGAATCTCGCTGTGTTGGGTCTGAGTCTGCACTGAGGGAGTGTGTAACAGTGGATGCAAAGTATGTACATTCCGCTCCCTCTATCGTGGAGGTGACCTGCTCAG AGTCTGTGAGGCTTGTGGAGGGAGCTGGTCTGTGCTCTGGCAGAGTGGAGGTAAGGTCTGATCAGTCGTGGGTCTCAGTGTGTGAAGCTGACTTTGACAGGCTGGATGCAGAGGTGGTCTGTCGGCAGCTTGGCTGTGGGGCTCCTTCAGCCCTCCAGGGGGCGCTCTATGGAGAAGGGAAAGGTCCACTCTGGGATAAAGAGTTCCAGTGTGGAGGCACGGAGTCCCGTCTCCTGGACTGTGACACCTCAGACTCAGCTAGAAACACCTGCTCACCTGGCAGTGCTGTTGGACTCACCTGCTCAG ggcCAGATGATGTGAggttggagggaggagatggtcgCTGTGTTGGCAGAGTGGAGATGAAACACCAGGGACAGTGGAGGAGAGTGGACAGAGATGACTGGAACCGGACTCTGGACCAGAACCTAAATGCTGCAGCTGTAGTGTGCAGACAGCTGGACTGTGGCTCTGTTGTTTCAACAAGAAGCATTAGTAGTGATAAACAACGTGCTAAATGGGAGTTTATATCTCACTGTGTTGGGTCTGAGTCTGCACTGAGGGAGTGTGGAGCCCTGAATAGAAGGTATTACAGTGTCTCCACCGAGGAGGTGATCTGCTCAG ATATCCTGTTCCAGCCCAGaatctccctgtcttcctccatgCTAGGGGTCTCCCAGGACCAGCAGCAGGGGCTGCAGGTGTTCAGGGACCACAGCTTCACCATCACCTGCTCCATCCAGCCACAGTACCCAGGAGGCTCCTTCCACCTCACCTTCACTGGCTCCAACACAACCCTGAGACACACCCtcacagctgtcaatcactctgCCAACTTCCTCTTTCCTGCTGCAGACCATGCCCACCAAGGAAACTACAGCTGTGTTTATGAAGTCTACGTTTTCTCTCATAACTTCACCTCTGAGAgtgagctcctctctctcactgtagcAG CCAATCCTCTGCCAGCTTTCATCATcagagtggtggtggtgctgctgaCTCTGCTGATGTCCAACACTGCCCTCTATCTGTACTTCAAG ACCCCCAGGAAGCctgtagagagggggagcatgCAGCTGGTCTCCCTGCATTCCAGTGCTGAAGCtgggccaggagaggagagagcagcccagaggatggagcaggaggagagtgcTGTCTAG